In a genomic window of Pseudoalteromonas ulvae UL12:
- the ttcA gene encoding tRNA 2-thiocytidine(32) synthetase TtcA, translating to MSHSLTEKAKYNFNKLQKRLRRHTGQAIADFNMIEEGDRIMVCMSGGKDSYTMLDILQNLQRSAPIKFELIAVNLDQKQPGFPEHILPEYFQSLGIDYKIVEEDTYKIVTDIIPEGKTTCSLCSRLRRGILYRTATEIGATKIALGHHRDDIVETLFLNMFYGGKLKSMPAKLASDDGQHMVIRPLAYCKEADIAAYAEHQKFPIIPCNLCGSQENLQRKNIKMMLQEWNKSHPGRIETIFTAIQNVTPSHLADLSLFDFANLQKTDVPLGEGDIALDKPDVPAIPVGLEQESTTQAIAIELN from the coding sequence ATGTCACATTCACTCACAGAAAAAGCGAAATATAACTTTAATAAGTTACAAAAGCGTTTACGCCGCCATACAGGTCAGGCGATTGCAGATTTCAATATGATTGAAGAAGGCGATCGTATTATGGTGTGCATGTCTGGTGGAAAGGACAGTTATACGATGCTCGATATTTTGCAAAATCTACAGCGCTCTGCTCCAATCAAATTTGAGCTGATAGCTGTGAACCTTGATCAAAAACAGCCTGGTTTTCCTGAGCATATTTTACCTGAGTATTTTCAATCATTAGGAATTGACTACAAAATTGTGGAAGAAGACACCTACAAAATTGTCACCGATATTATTCCTGAAGGTAAAACGACTTGTTCTCTATGTTCACGATTACGTCGCGGTATTTTGTATCGTACAGCTACTGAAATCGGGGCAACCAAAATCGCACTAGGGCATCATAGAGACGATATAGTAGAAACGTTATTTTTGAATATGTTCTATGGCGGTAAATTAAAAAGTATGCCTGCAAAGCTCGCTTCAGATGATGGTCAGCATATGGTTATTCGCCCGCTTGCATACTGTAAAGAAGCTGATATTGCTGCGTATGCAGAGCATCAAAAATTCCCTATTATTCCGTGTAATTTATGTGGCTCACAAGAGAATTTACAGCGTAAAAATATTAAAATGATGCTCCAAGAATGGAATAAAAGCCATCCTGGGCGTATTGAAACTATTTTTACTGCCATCCAAAATGTCACGCCTTCGCATTTAGCCGATCTGTCCTTGTTTGATTTTGCGAATTTACAAAAAACTGATGTGCCGCTAGGTGAAGGTGACATTGCCTTAGATAAACCTGATGTCCCTGCTATTCCAGTTGGATTAGAACAAGAATCGACAACGCAGGCGATTGCGATTGAGTTGAATTAA
- the uspE gene encoding universal stress protein UspE, which produces MNSIKKILAVIDPSKEQQKGLLRSFELAKKSGASITAFLSIYDFSYEMTTMLSHDERDAMREAVIQSKRQWIESLIAPYQSELTINCEVIWHNRPFEAIITHVIDQKYDLVVKGTHQHDTLKSVIFTPTDWHLIRKCPTPVLLVKEHAWPENGHVLAAVHASCEDQQHQSLNHRIIKDAQFVAQLATADVHLVNSYPGTPVNIAIEIPEFNASEFNESVKAHHKTCTESIAAQYGISSALCHVKEGLPEDVIPMIANKIDAELVVIGTVGRTGFSAALIGNTAEHVIDSLNCDVLALKPEGYVSPLQD; this is translated from the coding sequence ATGAATTCAATCAAAAAAATTCTTGCCGTCATCGATCCAAGCAAAGAACAACAAAAAGGATTGCTGCGCTCGTTCGAATTAGCAAAGAAATCGGGTGCATCTATTACTGCATTTCTCTCTATTTATGATTTTTCATACGAAATGACCACTATGTTGTCTCACGATGAACGTGATGCGATGCGTGAAGCGGTGATCCAATCAAAACGCCAATGGATTGAAAGCTTAATCGCACCTTATCAAAGTGAGCTGACTATTAACTGTGAAGTTATTTGGCATAACCGTCCCTTTGAAGCCATTATTACTCATGTGATTGACCAAAAATATGATTTAGTCGTTAAAGGCACACATCAACACGACACGCTAAAATCAGTGATTTTTACCCCGACCGATTGGCATTTAATTCGTAAATGTCCAACACCTGTATTACTGGTTAAAGAACACGCTTGGCCTGAAAATGGCCATGTTTTGGCTGCTGTCCATGCATCATGTGAAGATCAGCAGCATCAAAGTCTCAATCACCGCATTATTAAAGATGCACAATTTGTTGCACAACTGGCAACTGCAGATGTCCATTTGGTGAACTCCTACCCCGGCACTCCTGTGAACATTGCCATTGAAATCCCTGAATTTAACGCCTCCGAGTTTAATGAGTCGGTCAAAGCACACCATAAAACATGCACCGAAAGCATTGCCGCACAATATGGAATTTCGTCGGCACTTTGCCATGTAAAAGAAGGGCTTCCTGAAGATGTCATTCCAATGATTGCCAATAAAATTGATGCCGAATTGGTCGTGATTGGCACAGTCGGTCGCACTGGTTTTAGTGCAGCTTTAATAGGCAATACCGCTGAACACGTTATCGATAGTTTAAACTGTGATGTGTTAGCGCTTAAGCCTGAAGGCTATGTCAGTCCACTCCAAGACTAA
- the ccoS gene encoding cbb3-type cytochrome oxidase assembly protein CcoS has product MSIIYILIPIAILLVIIALGIFFWAVRSEQFSNLDKQAHSILFEDDKEQHNKSND; this is encoded by the coding sequence ATGAGTATAATTTACATATTAATTCCCATCGCCATCCTTTTAGTCATTATTGCTCTGGGTATTTTCTTTTGGGCTGTTCGCAGTGAGCAATTTTCTAATTTAGATAAACAAGCGCACAGCATCTTATTTGAAGACGATAAAGAGCAGCACAACAAAAGTAATGATTGA
- a CDS encoding FixH family protein, with protein MQTLPWYKQFWPWFILSIPAITVVTCIFFIVYSVQKGPDMVVDDYYKKGKSINLELSKFQKAKALFLHGDLTIDNDLVSFLFTKGDASKVTALKLSFYHPTLKANDFEMTLTKNSLGAFTGFSDRITESRYTVFIEPMDQSWKLKESIILPSTDAFKIFPEYK; from the coding sequence ATGCAAACTCTTCCTTGGTATAAACAATTTTGGCCGTGGTTTATTCTTTCTATTCCTGCGATCACCGTCGTCACTTGTATCTTTTTTATTGTCTATTCTGTGCAAAAAGGCCCTGATATGGTGGTTGATGATTACTATAAAAAAGGCAAATCAATCAATCTAGAATTAAGTAAGTTCCAAAAAGCAAAAGCCCTATTTCTCCACGGCGACCTGACGATAGATAACGACTTAGTCAGCTTTTTATTTACCAAAGGAGATGCAAGTAAAGTGACCGCTTTAAAACTGTCTTTTTATCACCCGACATTAAAAGCGAATGACTTTGAGATGACATTGACTAAAAATAGTCTCGGTGCATTTACAGGCTTTTCGGATCGTATTACCGAGTCACGCTATACCGTGTTTATTGAGCCAATGGATCAAAGCTGGAAGCTTAAAGAAAGTATTATTCTGCCCTCTACCGACGCTTTTAAAATTTTCCCGGAATACAAATAA
- the ccoP gene encoding cytochrome-c oxidase, cbb3-type subunit III → MTSFWSIWVIVLTLACLAICLGLLVWNLKNYTGVEEGESCGHEFDGIEELNNPLPKWWTYMFFATFAWSVYYLAAYPGLGNWEGVAKWTSSNQGVKSLAESKQATLDAQAAGETVQLDKEIERAEERFGPLFESFAKRDILDLAQDEQALEIGQRLFSQNCAQCHGSDARGGVGFPNLTDTDWLYGGAPDQIKTTLLHGRVAAMPGWKDALGEQGIKEMTAYVLSLSGRKVNQKDADAGQAKFAMCAACHGMDGKGSVAHNLPFGAPNLTDNIWLYGGSQRAVEETLNNGRAGVMPAFKDTLGEDKVHILAAYVYSLSLDK, encoded by the coding sequence ATGACTAGCTTTTGGAGTATATGGGTCATCGTATTGACCTTAGCATGTCTCGCAATCTGTCTAGGCTTATTAGTTTGGAACTTGAAAAACTATACAGGCGTAGAAGAAGGTGAGTCTTGCGGTCATGAGTTCGATGGCATTGAAGAATTAAACAACCCCTTACCGAAGTGGTGGACTTACATGTTCTTCGCTACGTTTGCGTGGTCTGTTTATTACCTTGCAGCTTATCCAGGTTTAGGTAACTGGGAAGGTGTGGCGAAGTGGACAAGTTCAAACCAAGGTGTTAAATCTTTGGCTGAATCTAAACAAGCGACACTAGATGCCCAAGCTGCAGGTGAAACTGTACAATTAGACAAAGAGATTGAACGTGCAGAAGAGCGCTTTGGTCCACTATTTGAATCATTTGCAAAGCGTGACATTTTAGATCTTGCGCAAGATGAGCAAGCACTTGAAATCGGCCAGCGATTATTTTCGCAAAACTGTGCTCAGTGTCATGGTTCAGATGCACGTGGCGGTGTTGGCTTTCCTAACTTAACGGATACAGATTGGTTATATGGTGGTGCACCAGACCAAATCAAAACAACACTATTACACGGTCGTGTTGCAGCAATGCCAGGTTGGAAAGATGCGTTAGGTGAGCAAGGTATCAAAGAAATGACTGCTTACGTACTGAGCTTATCGGGTCGTAAAGTCAATCAAAAAGATGCTGACGCAGGCCAAGCTAAGTTTGCCATGTGTGCTGCGTGTCACGGGATGGATGGTAAAGGCTCTGTTGCTCATAACCTTCCATTTGGTGCGCCAAACTTAACAGATAATATCTGGCTATATGGTGGCTCTCAACGTGCAGTTGAAGAAACATTAAATAATGGCCGTGCTGGTGTGATGCCTGCATTTAAAGATACGTTAGGTGAAGATAAAGTGCATATTCTTGCCGCTTACGTCTATAGTTTGTCCTTGGACAAATAA
- the ccoO gene encoding cytochrome-c oxidase, cbb3-type subunit II, whose amino-acid sequence MSENNSQNKHEIVEKNVGLMAILVVFAISFGALVEITPLMFQDDTTKPVDGLRPLTALEMEGRDIYVREGCYNCHSQMIRPFRDEVERYGHYSVAGESVWDHPFQWGSKRTGPDLARVGERYSDDWHYAHLMDPRSVVPESNMPAYPWLDKNVLDGQLIAKKLEVFQGFGVPYTDEDIAGAEAAVKGKTEMQALIAYLQQLGTHLK is encoded by the coding sequence ATGAGCGAAAATAATTCACAAAACAAACATGAGATCGTCGAAAAAAATGTTGGCTTGATGGCTATTTTAGTTGTCTTTGCTATTAGTTTCGGCGCATTAGTAGAAATTACACCACTTATGTTCCAAGACGATACCACAAAACCTGTCGATGGCTTACGCCCTCTCACAGCGCTTGAAATGGAAGGTCGTGACATTTATGTACGTGAAGGTTGTTACAACTGTCACTCGCAAATGATTCGCCCATTTCGTGATGAAGTGGAACGTTACGGTCATTACTCAGTCGCTGGTGAGAGTGTTTGGGATCACCCATTCCAATGGGGTTCTAAGCGTACTGGTCCTGACTTAGCACGTGTTGGTGAGCGTTACTCAGATGATTGGCACTATGCTCATTTAATGGATCCACGTTCAGTGGTTCCTGAGTCAAACATGCCAGCTTACCCTTGGTTAGATAAAAATGTACTGGATGGCCAATTAATTGCCAAGAAACTAGAAGTGTTTCAAGGCTTTGGTGTGCCATATACCGATGAGGATATCGCCGGTGCAGAAGCTGCAGTAAAAGGCAAAACAGAAATGCAAGCCCTTATTGCTTACCTTCAGCAACTTGGTACTCACTTGAAGTAA
- the ccoN gene encoding cytochrome-c oxidase, cbb3-type subunit I, whose translation MSQTVASQTEYNYNVVRQFTIMTVIWGIVGMAVGVLIAAQLVWPALNFDTPWLTYSRLRPLHTNAVIFAFGTSALFATSYYVVQRTCQTRLFSDKLAAFTFWGWQLVIVLAAITLPLGYTSGKEYAELEWPIDLLITVVWVSYAIVFFGTLIKRKVSHIYVANWFYGGFIITVAVLHIVNSMAVPVSMTKSYSIYAGAVDAMVQWWYGHNAVGFLLTAGFLGMMYYFVPKQAGRPVYSYRLSVVHFWALISLYIWAGPHHLHYTALPDWTQSLGMVMSVILFVPSWGGMINGIMTLSGAWHKLRNDPVLRFLVVSLSFYGMSTFEGPMMAIKSVNALSHYTDWTVGHVHSGALGWVAMVSIGAVYHLIPNLFAQSRMYSIKLVNTHFWLHTVGVVLYIVAMWISGVMQGLMWRAVNSDGTLMYSFVQSLEASKPFYFMRFVGGVFIVAGMLIMLYNTYRTVTAKKGSLQADAEVQPA comes from the coding sequence ATGAGCCAAACAGTAGCATCACAAACTGAGTACAACTATAACGTTGTGCGCCAATTCACTATTATGACAGTGATTTGGGGTATCGTTGGTATGGCTGTTGGAGTTCTGATTGCTGCCCAGTTAGTCTGGCCAGCACTGAACTTTGATACACCATGGTTAACCTACTCTCGACTGCGTCCGTTACATACGAACGCTGTTATATTCGCATTTGGTACTAGTGCACTATTCGCCACGTCTTATTACGTGGTTCAGCGTACATGTCAAACGCGTCTTTTTTCTGACAAATTAGCCGCTTTCACCTTCTGGGGTTGGCAGCTTGTGATCGTTCTAGCCGCGATTACTCTACCGCTAGGTTATACCAGTGGTAAAGAATACGCTGAACTAGAATGGCCAATTGATTTATTAATCACTGTCGTTTGGGTTTCATATGCCATTGTTTTCTTTGGTACGCTAATCAAACGTAAAGTGTCGCATATTTATGTAGCGAACTGGTTCTACGGTGGTTTCATCATTACTGTTGCTGTGCTTCATATTGTGAACAGTATGGCAGTGCCTGTATCTATGACTAAATCATATTCGATTTATGCAGGTGCAGTTGATGCGATGGTACAGTGGTGGTATGGTCACAATGCAGTAGGCTTCTTATTAACGGCTGGTTTCTTAGGTATGATGTATTACTTCGTACCAAAACAAGCAGGTCGTCCAGTTTACTCATATCGTTTATCAGTTGTTCATTTCTGGGCATTGATTTCATTATACATTTGGGCTGGTCCTCACCATCTACATTACACTGCACTTCCTGACTGGACTCAGTCGTTAGGCATGGTTATGTCAGTGATTTTATTTGTGCCATCTTGGGGTGGTATGATCAATGGTATCATGACGTTATCAGGTGCTTGGCACAAATTACGTAATGACCCTGTACTGCGCTTCTTAGTTGTTTCACTGTCTTTCTATGGTATGTCTACCTTTGAAGGGCCAATGATGGCAATTAAATCAGTAAATGCACTATCACATTACACTGACTGGACTGTTGGCCACGTACACTCTGGTGCACTAGGTTGGGTCGCAATGGTGTCAATTGGTGCTGTGTATCACCTAATCCCGAATTTATTCGCTCAATCACGCATGTATAGTATCAAACTTGTTAATACGCACTTCTGGTTACACACTGTAGGTGTTGTTTTATACATCGTTGCAATGTGGATTTCAGGTGTTATGCAAGGTCTAATGTGGCGTGCGGTCAATTCAGACGGTACATTAATGTACAGTTTCGTTCAATCGTTAGAAGCGTCTAAACCTTTCTACTTCATGCGATTTGTAGGTGGCGTATTCATCGTTGCCGGTATGTTAATTATGCTTTACAACACGTATCGCACAGTGACAGCCAAAAAAGGTTCACTTCAAGCTGACGCTGAAGTACAACCAGCATAA
- a CDS encoding FNR family transcription factor, which translates to MEFKNKLASKSHCTISCNNCSISQLCIPFTLNNDEMDKLDEIIERKKPLHKGDFLFESSQPLKAIYAVRSGSFKSYTLSEQGEEQITGFHLAGDIVGFDAINKMQHQSYAQAMETAMVCEIPYTTLDELSGKLPKLRQQVMRMMSSEINYDQEMLLLLNKKTAEERLAAFLANLSRRFGERGFSKKEFRLTMTRGEIGNYLGLTVETISRLLSRFQKAQVIKVEGKFITIIDAEELDKIAAIKP; encoded by the coding sequence ATGGAATTCAAGAATAAACTCGCGTCAAAATCTCACTGCACGATTAGCTGTAATAACTGCAGTATCAGCCAGTTATGTATCCCATTTACATTAAACAATGATGAAATGGATAAGCTAGATGAAATCATCGAACGTAAAAAGCCCCTGCATAAAGGTGATTTTTTATTCGAATCATCACAGCCCTTGAAGGCTATTTATGCAGTACGCTCCGGTTCATTTAAGTCCTATACATTATCAGAACAAGGCGAAGAGCAAATCACTGGCTTTCATCTTGCAGGTGATATTGTTGGATTTGATGCCATTAATAAAATGCAACATCAGAGCTATGCGCAAGCGATGGAAACAGCCATGGTATGCGAAATTCCTTATACAACTCTTGATGAACTTAGTGGTAAGTTACCGAAACTGCGCCAACAAGTGATGCGAATGATGAGTAGTGAAATCAACTACGATCAAGAAATGCTGTTGTTATTAAATAAAAAAACAGCTGAAGAACGTCTGGCGGCATTTTTAGCTAATTTATCGCGCCGTTTTGGTGAGCGTGGTTTTTCTAAAAAGGAATTTCGTTTAACCATGACTCGTGGCGAAATTGGTAACTATTTAGGCCTCACAGTCGAAACCATTAGTCGCTTATTGAGTCGTTTCCAAAAAGCACAAGTTATTAAAGTTGAAGGTAAATTTATCACTATCATTGATGCTGAAGAATTAGATAAAATTGCGGCTATCAAACCTTGA
- a CDS encoding sulfite exporter TauE/SafE family protein — protein MIDSFYLTAFMMGLIGSGHCVAMCGGVASSLQLAVKDPSQAKLYTVLYNLGRLLSYSLAGALVAGVSSYFASQSLLLSQFLSYLSALFMVLVGLYIMRLAATLNWLESLGKAAVWQHLVKLNRYLMPLDSKTKALAYGALWGWLPCGLVYSALTWSISAPSALEGALFMCVFALGTSPAMLSLGWTAQTASKWLNKPIFRLIMGNFLVFYGFYLFTIAVLKAVH, from the coding sequence ATGATTGATTCTTTTTATCTGACTGCATTTATGATGGGACTGATTGGCAGCGGTCATTGCGTAGCCATGTGTGGCGGGGTGGCTTCTTCGTTGCAATTAGCTGTCAAAGATCCCTCGCAAGCGAAGTTATATACGGTACTGTACAACCTTGGACGTCTTTTGAGCTATAGCCTTGCTGGCGCTTTGGTTGCAGGGGTTAGTAGCTACTTTGCTAGCCAATCGTTACTTTTGTCACAGTTTTTAAGTTATCTCAGTGCCTTGTTTATGGTGCTGGTTGGCTTATACATAATGAGATTGGCCGCGACACTCAATTGGCTTGAATCTCTTGGTAAAGCGGCCGTTTGGCAACACCTTGTAAAATTAAACCGCTACCTTATGCCCCTTGATTCAAAAACAAAAGCCTTAGCGTATGGTGCTTTATGGGGGTGGTTACCATGTGGGTTGGTCTACTCAGCATTAACTTGGTCTATCTCTGCCCCTTCGGCCCTTGAAGGTGCACTGTTTATGTGTGTCTTTGCCTTAGGCACCTCCCCTGCAATGCTCTCTTTAGGCTGGACAGCACAAACAGCATCAAAATGGCTTAATAAGCCGATTTTTAGACTAATAATGGGTAATTTTTTAGTATTTTATGGTTTCTACCTTTTTACTATTGCGGTGCTCAAAGCCGTGCATTAA
- a CDS encoding heavy metal translocating P-type ATPase, whose product MSNTCFHCLEPIPLGFSQHVEFNHQAQPVCCLGCQAVAEAIIQGGMTDYYKFRTEAAGKVKELIPEQLEMFKSYDDEDIQADFITGQDDQAELLLSIEGISCAACAWLIEKQLLGLAGIIRVDVNTSTHRALIHWHRPSIKLSQIIESLAKIGYQAYPFQADEEEHQKKQVAKSYIRRLGVAGLMTMQVMMFAFAMYFGMFSGMDEDFELYFRWISFSLATPVILYSAMPFLVNAVRGLKAKQLNMDLPVSLAIFGAYAASSWATFFETGEVYFESICMFTFLLLLGKYLEFRARLKATEFTANLQKLLPLTARLADDGGEEKVIAAKRLKLNDLILIKPGETIPADGIVIKGRTTVDESMMTGEHQAVGKKQRDQVFAGTINHDGVITVQINQVGQNTLLNQIVTLQHQALASRPRIAEVTDKVAQWFVALLLIFASITAVIWYQIDPSHAFWITIAVLVATCPCALSLSVPTGLTCSVANLTQKGVLIKKAHVLETLTKIDTIAFDKTGTLTEGRFTILNSRFYPAQLPKQFDESHLLALAHVLELHSEHPIAKAFIQSGAEKQIAINPADVQHIEIHTGLGITAEYRGYHVAIGQNAWFDEIETSCQVVLYVDKKAVASFELSDKVRDHAEQLIRYCDEQHIQSHILTGDSSEAGNKLADSLAIKHLQVGCTPSDKQRHVETIRDSGHVIAMVGDGVNDSPVFNSAHLSIAMASGADISKNTADVVLLNSDLNALQQLHQISLKTRRIIKQNLALSLCYNGSVLPLAAMGLVPPWAAAIGMSASSIIVITNSLRLLKV is encoded by the coding sequence ATGAGCAATACCTGTTTTCATTGTCTTGAACCCATCCCCCTTGGTTTCTCTCAACATGTTGAATTTAATCACCAAGCACAACCTGTTTGCTGTTTAGGTTGCCAAGCGGTAGCCGAAGCCATCATTCAAGGTGGAATGACCGACTACTACAAGTTCAGGACCGAAGCCGCAGGAAAAGTAAAAGAGCTGATCCCAGAGCAGCTCGAGATGTTCAAAAGCTATGATGATGAAGACATCCAAGCTGATTTTATCACTGGCCAAGATGATCAAGCTGAGCTGTTGCTCAGCATTGAAGGGATAAGCTGTGCTGCTTGCGCCTGGCTGATAGAAAAGCAATTACTTGGCTTGGCGGGAATTATCCGTGTTGATGTCAATACATCAACCCATCGAGCACTTATTCATTGGCATCGCCCAAGTATTAAGCTAAGTCAAATCATCGAATCGTTAGCCAAGATAGGTTACCAAGCCTACCCTTTCCAAGCCGATGAGGAAGAACACCAGAAAAAACAAGTCGCTAAATCGTATATCCGCCGCTTAGGAGTCGCGGGTTTAATGACCATGCAAGTGATGATGTTTGCCTTTGCAATGTACTTTGGTATGTTTTCAGGCATGGACGAAGATTTTGAGCTGTATTTTCGCTGGATAAGTTTCAGTCTTGCCACACCAGTGATTTTATACTCCGCCATGCCCTTTTTGGTCAATGCGGTGCGAGGCCTAAAAGCCAAGCAACTAAACATGGACTTACCCGTTTCTTTGGCCATCTTTGGAGCTTATGCTGCAAGTAGTTGGGCAACGTTTTTTGAAACTGGTGAAGTATATTTTGAATCCATTTGTATGTTTACGTTTTTGCTTCTACTCGGTAAATATCTTGAATTTAGAGCGCGTTTAAAGGCCACCGAATTTACTGCTAACTTACAAAAACTACTCCCATTAACAGCGCGTTTGGCCGATGATGGCGGTGAAGAAAAAGTCATTGCTGCTAAGCGATTGAAACTGAATGATTTAATACTCATTAAACCTGGTGAAACCATTCCTGCCGATGGCATTGTTATCAAAGGACGCACTACAGTTGATGAATCGATGATGACCGGTGAACATCAAGCGGTGGGTAAAAAACAGCGTGACCAAGTTTTTGCCGGAACCATCAATCACGATGGTGTGATTACCGTGCAAATCAACCAAGTTGGCCAAAATACACTGCTCAATCAAATCGTCACCCTGCAGCATCAAGCACTGGCAAGCAGACCAAGAATCGCAGAGGTCACTGACAAAGTAGCGCAGTGGTTTGTCGCCTTATTATTGATTTTTGCATCGATTACTGCCGTTATCTGGTATCAAATAGATCCAAGCCATGCGTTTTGGATTACGATTGCAGTGTTAGTCGCCACTTGTCCTTGTGCATTGAGCTTATCCGTACCGACCGGCTTGACTTGCTCTGTGGCGAACTTGACACAAAAAGGAGTGTTAATTAAAAAAGCCCACGTGCTAGAAACACTCACCAAGATTGATACGATTGCCTTTGATAAAACCGGCACTCTTACGGAAGGTAGATTTACTATATTGAATAGCCGTTTCTACCCTGCTCAATTACCCAAGCAATTCGATGAATCACATTTACTTGCATTAGCACATGTTTTAGAACTGCATTCAGAGCACCCTATCGCTAAAGCATTTATCCAATCTGGGGCTGAAAAACAAATCGCGATTAACCCAGCAGATGTCCAGCATATCGAAATCCACACTGGACTTGGCATTACCGCCGAATATCGCGGCTACCATGTCGCCATTGGCCAAAATGCCTGGTTTGATGAAATCGAGACTTCATGTCAAGTCGTGTTGTACGTTGATAAAAAAGCCGTAGCCTCATTTGAGCTCAGTGATAAAGTCAGAGATCACGCAGAGCAGTTAATTCGTTATTGCGACGAACAACACATCCAAAGTCATATTCTGACTGGTGACTCATCTGAAGCTGGCAATAAATTAGCTGATTCTCTCGCAATCAAACATCTCCAAGTCGGCTGTACACCAAGCGACAAGCAACGCCATGTTGAAACAATCCGTGATAGCGGGCATGTTATTGCGATGGTTGGAGATGGAGTCAACGACAGCCCCGTCTTTAATAGTGCGCATTTGTCGATTGCAATGGCCAGTGGTGCAGATATCTCAAAAAATACTGCCGATGTTGTTTTACTTAACTCTGATTTAAACGCACTGCAGCAACTTCACCAAATAAGTCTGAAAACAAGACGTATAATTAAACAAAATTTAGCGCTGTCATTGTGTTATAACGGCTCTGTTTTACCGCTTGCGGCCATGGGCCTTGTACCGCCTTGGGCTGCCGCCATTGGTATGTCTGCCAGCTCGATCATTGTGATCACTAACTCATTAAGGCTATTAAAAGTATGA
- a CDS encoding cbb3-type cytochrome oxidase subunit 3: MDYGTFRGIFTLVLLVLFIVIVLWAYSKRSKRRFDDAANAIFEDEKVHHNTLGDQEKESEK; the protein is encoded by the coding sequence ATGGATTACGGAACATTCAGAGGTATTTTCACTCTGGTTTTATTGGTACTTTTTATTGTGATTGTGTTGTGGGCATACAGCAAAAGAAGCAAACGTCGCTTTGACGATGCTGCAAATGCTATTTTTGAAGATGAAAAAGTGCATCACAACACTCTTGGTGATCAGGAAAAGGAGTCTGAGAAATGA